In Streptomyces capitiformicae, one genomic interval encodes:
- a CDS encoding alpha/beta fold hydrolase translates to MTDFLAADRTSLAYHALGDGPPLVCLPGGPMRASAYLGDLGGLSARRRLIMLDLRGTGASAVPEDTVSYRCDRQVDDVEALREHLGLERIDLLAHCAGANLAVAYVARHPERVGRLVLVTPSPIGVGIAVGVEDRLGVARARDGEAWFGEAFAALEEVVAGRAEAGHWEAIAPFFHGRWDSAAQELHAADAAQKNQEAAGAFGADGAFDPEGSRAALARFGAPVLVVAGEVDLNSPPRAMSEYAGLFPDARLVVQAGASHHPWMDDAGRFRATVAEFLG, encoded by the coding sequence ATGACCGACTTCCTCGCAGCCGACCGCACTTCGCTCGCCTACCACGCCCTCGGTGACGGGCCACCCCTCGTCTGTCTTCCCGGTGGGCCGATGCGTGCCTCCGCCTATCTCGGCGACCTCGGGGGGCTGTCCGCGCGTCGGCGGCTGATCATGCTCGATCTCAGGGGTACGGGGGCTTCCGCCGTACCGGAGGACACCGTGTCCTACCGTTGCGATCGGCAGGTCGACGACGTCGAGGCTCTGCGGGAGCATCTCGGGCTGGAGCGGATCGACCTGCTCGCCCACTGCGCCGGGGCGAATCTCGCCGTGGCGTACGTCGCCCGCCACCCGGAGCGCGTCGGGCGGCTCGTGCTGGTCACGCCCAGCCCCATCGGTGTCGGGATCGCGGTCGGCGTCGAGGACCGGCTCGGGGTCGCGCGGGCGCGGGACGGTGAGGCGTGGTTCGGGGAGGCGTTCGCGGCGTTGGAGGAGGTCGTGGCGGGGCGGGCGGAGGCCGGGCACTGGGAGGCCATCGCGCCGTTCTTCCACGGGCGTTGGGACTCCGCGGCCCAGGAGCTGCACGCCGCCGACGCCGCGCAGAAGAACCAGGAGGCCGCGGGCGCCTTCGGGGCCGACGGGGCCTTCGACCCGGAGGGCAGCCGGGCCGCCCTCGCCCGCTTCGGGGCCCCCGTCCTCGTAGTCGCCGGGGAGGTCGATCTCAACTCGCCGCCGCGCGCGATGAGTGAGTACGCCGGGCTGTTCCCCGATGCCCGGCTCGTCGTTCAGGCCGGGGCCTCGCACCATCCGTGGATGGACGACGCCGGGCGGTTCAGGGCGACCGTCGCGGAGTTCCTGGGCTGA
- a CDS encoding SCO2400 family protein, giving the protein MDYCHPCRRHLNGALACPGCGTSVEELPAYADEAEERPDGAEDTSATPEGEPGPRSSRRAGRERDGSAGTRSSRRDRKAAAHRRRRKRVLLIGSGLLLAAGALSLAELGIESPGSGSNTTVADEESAGGASVSPDGGADEQNGTTGDSGQGASPSATPSDSVSPSASESEKADKDKSDKDEKERESESATSGTRPDATSSAPAATSAPDPTAEPTKDAPTADDPTPEPSPSETCEKILWWCA; this is encoded by the coding sequence ATGGACTATTGCCACCCGTGCCGAAGGCACCTCAACGGCGCCCTCGCCTGCCCGGGGTGCGGCACCTCAGTCGAAGAGCTCCCCGCGTACGCGGACGAGGCCGAGGAGCGCCCCGACGGCGCCGAGGACACCTCCGCCACGCCCGAGGGCGAGCCCGGCCCACGTTCGAGCCGCCGGGCCGGTCGGGAGCGCGACGGGAGCGCGGGGACGCGTTCCAGCCGCCGCGACCGCAAGGCGGCGGCCCACCGGCGCCGCCGTAAGCGCGTGCTGCTGATCGGCAGCGGCCTGCTGCTGGCCGCCGGCGCGCTGAGCCTCGCCGAACTGGGCATAGAGTCCCCCGGCTCCGGCTCGAACACCACGGTGGCGGACGAGGAGTCCGCGGGCGGCGCCTCGGTCTCTCCCGACGGCGGGGCGGACGAGCAGAACGGCACGACCGGAGACTCGGGCCAGGGCGCCTCCCCGTCCGCGACCCCCTCCGACTCGGTCTCCCCCTCCGCCTCCGAGTCGGAGAAGGCCGACAAGGACAAGTCCGACAAGGACGAGAAGGAGCGCGAGTCGGAGTCCGCCACGTCAGGCACCCGCCCCGACGCCACCAGCTCGGCCCCGGCCGCCACCTCGGCCCCCGACCCCACGGCCGAGCCCACCAAGGACGCCCCCACGGCCGACGACCCGACCCCGGAGCCGTCGCCTTCGGAGACGTGCGAGAAGATCCTGTGGTGGTGCGCGTAG
- the yjfF gene encoding galactofuranose ABC transporter, permease protein YjfF, with protein sequence MSATTKTRTAAEGRTASKPAQASAAARLLGDRRLPVLVTAGLFLAMYIGGLSRYQNYGFGEPQVFLNLFIDNSYLLVAAVGATFVIMSGGIDLSVGSLIGFTTMFTAWLVERQGLPLMLVIPLALGVGAFGGFLMGYVIHNFEIQPFIVTLAGLFLFRGLCLVISKESISISDSTVSSMAQTRVSLGLGELSIGAIVALVVLAAAFYILHYTRFGRRVYAIGGNEQSALLMGLPLGGTKIAVYTVSGFCSALAGLLFMLYIQSGDPLHAVGMELDAIAAVVIGGTLLTGGSGYVLGTLFGVLVLGLIKSIIQFEGTLSSWWTKIATGVLLCAFILIQRAMTARKQT encoded by the coding sequence ATGAGCGCGACCACCAAGACCCGTACGGCGGCGGAAGGCCGTACGGCGTCCAAGCCGGCCCAGGCGTCCGCGGCCGCGCGTCTGCTCGGCGACCGGCGGCTGCCCGTCCTGGTCACGGCCGGCCTGTTCCTCGCGATGTACATCGGCGGTCTCAGCCGCTACCAGAACTACGGTTTCGGCGAACCGCAGGTCTTCCTCAACCTGTTCATCGACAACAGCTATCTGCTGGTCGCCGCCGTCGGCGCCACCTTCGTCATCATGTCCGGCGGCATCGACCTGTCCGTCGGCTCGCTGATCGGCTTCACCACCATGTTCACGGCGTGGCTGGTGGAGCGTCAGGGCCTGCCGCTGATGCTGGTCATCCCGCTCGCCCTGGGCGTGGGCGCGTTCGGCGGCTTCCTCATGGGCTATGTGATCCACAACTTCGAGATCCAGCCGTTCATCGTGACCCTCGCCGGCCTCTTCCTCTTCCGGGGCCTGTGCCTGGTCATCAGCAAGGAGTCCATCTCCATCAGCGACTCCACGGTGAGCAGCATGGCCCAGACCCGGGTGTCGCTCGGACTGGGGGAGTTGTCGATCGGCGCCATCGTCGCCCTGGTCGTCCTCGCCGCCGCCTTCTACATACTCCACTACACGCGCTTCGGCCGCCGGGTGTACGCGATCGGCGGCAACGAGCAGTCGGCGCTGCTGATGGGGCTTCCGCTGGGCGGCACGAAGATCGCCGTGTACACGGTGAGCGGCTTCTGCTCGGCGCTGGCCGGCCTGCTGTTCATGCTGTACATCCAGTCCGGTGACCCGCTGCACGCCGTCGGCATGGAGCTCGACGCGATCGCCGCGGTCGTCATCGGCGGCACGCTGCTGACGGGCGGCTCCGGTTACGTCCTGGGCACCCTGTTCGGCGTCCTCGTGCTGGGCCTGATCAAGAGCATCATCCAGTTCGAGGGCACGCTCAGCTCCTGGTGGACGAAGATCGCCACGGGTGTGTTGCTGTGCGCGTTCATCCTGATCCAGCGGGCGATGACGGCGCGTAAGCAGACATAA
- a CDS encoding ABC transporter permease, with protein sequence MSTPAVTTPSRWRALTHHHLFWPVAVLIALLLVNVPFTPDFFAIRMTDGHLYGSLVSIVLFGSPLILVAVGMTLVIATGGIDLSVGAVVAITGALTCSYISDQADQNALSAVFLAMGIGLVAAVVCGLWNGFLVARMGIQPIIATLIIMVAGRGVAQLITDGQIITINSEPYKLIGGGYWLTLPFSIFVVAAVVAVTVALTRRTALGLLVESVGGNAEASRLVGIRSRRIKIMVYMFCALCAGIAGLMISSNTSAADGNNAGLWIELDAILAVVIGGTSLLGGRFSIGGTVIGALVIQTLTTTIYTIGVPTQTNLVFKAAVVIVVCLLQSPKFRAKVFGAKGARTTAPAEPATPADAAPKMEVSR encoded by the coding sequence GTGAGTACCCCGGCAGTGACCACCCCCTCCCGCTGGCGAGCACTGACGCACCACCACCTGTTCTGGCCGGTCGCGGTCCTGATCGCCCTGCTGCTCGTCAACGTCCCCTTCACACCCGACTTCTTCGCGATCAGGATGACCGACGGCCACCTCTACGGCAGTCTTGTCTCGATCGTGCTGTTCGGCTCGCCGCTGATCCTGGTGGCGGTCGGCATGACCCTGGTCATCGCCACCGGCGGCATCGACCTCTCCGTCGGCGCCGTGGTCGCCATCACCGGCGCCCTGACGTGTTCGTACATCAGCGACCAGGCCGACCAGAACGCACTGTCCGCGGTGTTCCTCGCCATGGGCATCGGACTGGTCGCCGCCGTCGTCTGCGGCCTGTGGAACGGCTTCCTGGTCGCCCGGATGGGCATCCAGCCCATCATCGCGACCCTCATCATCATGGTCGCCGGACGCGGTGTCGCCCAGCTGATCACCGACGGCCAGATCATCACCATCAACAGCGAGCCGTACAAGCTGATCGGTGGCGGCTACTGGCTGACCCTGCCCTTCTCCATCTTCGTCGTCGCCGCCGTCGTGGCCGTCACCGTGGCCCTGACCCGCCGTACGGCGCTCGGCCTGCTCGTCGAGTCGGTCGGCGGCAACGCCGAGGCCAGCCGCCTGGTCGGCATCCGCTCCCGGCGCATCAAGATCATGGTGTACATGTTCTGTGCCCTGTGCGCGGGCATCGCCGGCCTGATGATCAGCTCCAACACCTCGGCCGCGGACGGCAACAACGCCGGCCTGTGGATCGAGCTGGACGCGATCCTCGCGGTCGTCATCGGCGGCACCTCGCTGCTCGGCGGCCGGTTCTCCATCGGCGGCACCGTGATCGGCGCCCTCGTCATCCAGACCCTGACCACCACGATCTACACCATCGGCGTGCCCACCCAGACCAACCTGGTCTTCAAGGCCGCCGTCGTCATCGTCGTCTGCCTGCTGCAGTCCCCGAAGTTCCGGGCCAAGGTCTTCGGCGCCAAGGGCGCCCGGACCACCGCCCCGGCGGAGCCCGCCACCCCGGCCGACGCCGCCCCGAAGATGGAGGTGTCGCGATGA
- a CDS encoding sugar ABC transporter ATP-binding protein yields MAEPRPVLEMTGIVKEFPGVRALSGVDFRLFPGEIHALMGENGAGKSTLIKVLTGVYSLDGGTITLDGKAVRIGSPLEAQHAGISTVYQEVNLCPNLSVAENIFIGREPTRAGRIQWKQMRKQAAEMVDRLGLDIDVTAPLSSYPLAVQQLVAIVRSVGHGDSDGQGSGTKVLVLDEPTSSLDRDEVLELFRLMRRLRDEGVAILFVSHFLDQIYEICDRMTVLRNGTLVGEHMVADLDQVGLIELMIGKALDQLEELHEHQLRSDVGETLVKAEGLGRTGGIAPFDLEIKKGEVLGLAGLLGSGRTELARLLFGADQPDSGKVTVAGKQVSMSAPNDAIGAGVAFCSENRKTEGLVPDLTVRENIILALQASRGWTRPIPASQRDELVAKYIKALDIRPANPEARVGQLSGGNQQKVLLARWLITQPKLLILDEPTRGIDIGAKAEIQKLVVSLSEDGMSVLYIAAELEEVLRLSHTIGVLRDRKLVAQLTNGPEITTSKILETIASGEHQ; encoded by the coding sequence ATGGCAGAGCCGCGGCCCGTCCTGGAGATGACGGGCATAGTCAAAGAGTTTCCGGGGGTACGGGCTCTGTCGGGCGTCGACTTCCGGCTCTTCCCCGGCGAGATACACGCCCTCATGGGCGAGAACGGAGCCGGGAAGTCCACCCTCATCAAGGTGCTGACCGGGGTCTACTCCCTGGACGGCGGCACCATCACCCTCGACGGCAAGGCCGTGCGGATCGGCAGCCCGCTGGAGGCACAGCACGCCGGCATCAGCACGGTCTACCAGGAGGTCAACCTCTGCCCCAACCTCTCGGTGGCGGAGAACATCTTCATCGGCCGTGAACCCACCCGCGCGGGCCGCATCCAGTGGAAGCAGATGCGCAAGCAGGCCGCGGAGATGGTCGACCGCCTCGGCCTCGACATCGACGTGACGGCGCCGCTGTCCTCGTACCCCCTGGCCGTGCAGCAACTGGTCGCGATCGTACGGTCGGTGGGCCACGGCGACAGCGACGGCCAGGGCTCCGGCACCAAGGTGCTCGTCCTGGACGAGCCCACCTCCAGCCTCGACCGCGACGAGGTCCTCGAACTGTTCCGCCTGATGCGGCGCCTGCGGGACGAGGGCGTCGCGATCCTCTTCGTGTCGCACTTCCTCGACCAGATCTACGAGATCTGCGACCGCATGACCGTGCTGCGCAACGGCACCCTGGTCGGCGAGCACATGGTGGCCGACCTCGACCAGGTCGGACTGATCGAGCTGATGATCGGCAAGGCCCTGGACCAGCTGGAGGAGCTCCACGAGCACCAGCTGCGCTCCGACGTCGGCGAGACCCTCGTCAAGGCCGAGGGCCTCGGCCGCACCGGCGGTATCGCCCCCTTCGACCTGGAGATCAAGAAGGGCGAGGTGCTCGGCCTCGCCGGACTGCTCGGCTCCGGCCGCACCGAACTGGCCCGGCTGCTGTTCGGCGCCGACCAGCCCGACAGCGGCAAGGTGACCGTCGCCGGCAAGCAGGTCTCGATGAGCGCACCCAACGACGCCATCGGCGCCGGTGTCGCGTTCTGCTCGGAGAACCGCAAGACCGAGGGCCTCGTCCCCGACCTCACGGTCCGCGAGAACATCATCCTCGCCCTCCAGGCGTCCCGCGGCTGGACCCGGCCCATCCCGGCCTCCCAGCGCGACGAACTCGTCGCCAAGTACATCAAGGCCCTCGACATCCGCCCCGCCAACCCCGAGGCCCGCGTCGGCCAGTTGAGCGGCGGCAACCAGCAGAAGGTGCTGCTCGCCCGCTGGCTGATCACCCAGCCGAAGCTGCTGATCCTCGACGAGCCGACCCGCGGCATCGACATCGGCGCCAAGGCCGAGATCCAGAAGCTCGTGGTCTCCCTCTCCGAGGACGGCATGTCCGTGCTGTACATCGCGGCCGAACTGGAGGAGGTGCTCCGGCTCAGCCACACCATCGGAGTGCTGCGCGACCGCAAGCTCGTGGCGCAGCTGACCAACGGGCCGGAGATCACCACCAGCAAGATCCTGGAGACCATCGCGAGCGGAGAGCACCAGTGA
- a CDS encoding ABC transporter substrate-binding protein, whose protein sequence is MLNRRNFLTAAVGVAATAGLAACAKEDGNSGGSSSGGDKKITLGFSQVGSESGWRSANTDSVKSAAKEAGFKLQFSDAQQKQENQISAIRSFIAQKVDVIAFSPVVVTGWDAVLKEAQAAKIPVVLTDRSVESDESLFVTLVGSDFTDEGRRAAKILEKVLEKAGHKGKVKIAQLEGTTGAAPAIERAKGFKEVMDAEHKDDWEIVVSQTGDFTRAGGKQVMAAFLQSNPDINVLYAHNDDMGLGAIQAIEAAGKKPGKDILIVTVDGVKDGFIAMSEGKINAIVECNPLLGPQLMDVVKKVQAGEKVERWIKTEESDFMQDQAKDALPTRKY, encoded by the coding sequence ATGCTCAACAGACGGAACTTCCTCACTGCGGCGGTCGGTGTGGCGGCCACGGCCGGTCTGGCGGCCTGCGCCAAGGAGGACGGCAACTCCGGCGGGTCCTCCTCCGGTGGCGACAAGAAGATCACCCTCGGCTTCTCCCAGGTCGGTTCCGAGAGCGGCTGGCGCAGCGCCAACACCGACTCGGTGAAGTCGGCCGCCAAGGAGGCGGGCTTCAAGCTGCAGTTCTCCGACGCGCAGCAGAAGCAGGAGAACCAGATCTCCGCGATCCGCAGCTTCATCGCGCAGAAGGTGGACGTCATCGCCTTCTCGCCGGTGGTCGTCACCGGCTGGGACGCCGTGCTCAAGGAGGCCCAGGCGGCGAAGATCCCGGTCGTCCTGACCGACCGGTCCGTCGAGAGCGACGAGTCCCTGTTCGTCACCCTCGTCGGCTCCGACTTCACCGACGAGGGCCGCCGCGCCGCCAAGATCCTGGAGAAGGTCCTGGAGAAGGCCGGCCACAAGGGCAAGGTGAAGATCGCCCAGCTGGAGGGCACCACCGGTGCCGCCCCCGCGATCGAGCGCGCCAAGGGCTTCAAGGAGGTCATGGACGCGGAGCACAAGGACGACTGGGAGATCGTCGTCAGCCAGACCGGTGACTTCACCCGTGCCGGCGGCAAGCAGGTCATGGCGGCCTTCCTGCAGTCCAACCCGGACATCAACGTCCTCTACGCGCACAACGACGACATGGGCCTCGGCGCCATCCAGGCCATCGAGGCGGCCGGCAAGAAGCCCGGCAAGGACATCCTCATCGTCACGGTCGACGGCGTGAAGGACGGCTTCATCGCCATGTCCGAAGGCAAGATCAACGCGATCGTCGAGTGCAACCCGCTGCTCGGCCCCCAGCTGATGGACGTCGTGAAGAAGGTCCAAGCCGGCGAGAAGGTCGAGCGCTGGATCAAGACCGAGGAGAGCGACTTCATGCAGGACCAGGCCAAGGACGCGCTCCCCACCCGTAAGTACTGA
- a CDS encoding LacI family DNA-binding transcriptional regulator, translated as MTHSQLRPPTMADVARQAGVSHQTVSRVLGDHPNVRDETRAKVLRAIEEMGYRRNFSARALATRRTRTLGVVASNTTLYGPASTLFALEEAARAEGYLVSTVSLRRLTVETLSEALDRLSEGGVEGVIAIAPQRSAVEALAELRHPFPVVAVGTGSGAEVPSVNVDQNLGARLATGHLLAAGHRRVWHLAGPEDWQEAADRADGWRATLEEADVEPPMLLRGDWSPLSGYRAGQELAGWVGRGLTAVFVANDQMALGVLRALREAGVRTPQDVAVAGFDDIPESEFFAPPLTTVRQDFATVGKRSIALLLDLIEGRTPSGTSQVSIEPQLVVRASTFPYLPQSGAAPG; from the coding sequence GTGACTCACTCGCAGCTTCGGCCGCCCACCATGGCCGACGTGGCACGCCAGGCCGGCGTGTCCCACCAGACCGTGTCCCGCGTGCTGGGGGACCACCCCAACGTGCGGGACGAGACACGGGCCAAGGTGCTGCGGGCGATCGAGGAGATGGGCTACCGCCGTAACTTCTCCGCACGGGCCCTGGCGACCCGGCGTACCCGGACCCTGGGTGTGGTTGCCTCGAACACCACGCTCTATGGTCCAGCCAGTACGTTGTTCGCGCTGGAGGAGGCGGCACGTGCCGAGGGCTATCTGGTCTCGACGGTCAGTCTGCGCAGGCTGACGGTGGAGACGCTGTCCGAGGCCCTGGACCGCCTCAGCGAGGGCGGAGTGGAGGGGGTCATCGCCATCGCCCCGCAGCGGTCGGCGGTCGAGGCCCTCGCCGAACTCCGCCACCCGTTCCCGGTGGTGGCTGTGGGCACCGGCTCGGGCGCCGAGGTTCCCAGCGTCAACGTGGATCAGAATCTGGGAGCACGGCTGGCCACCGGCCATCTGCTCGCCGCAGGCCACCGCAGGGTCTGGCATCTCGCCGGACCCGAGGACTGGCAGGAGGCGGCGGACCGGGCCGACGGCTGGCGGGCGACCCTCGAAGAGGCGGACGTGGAACCACCTATGCTCCTGCGAGGGGACTGGAGCCCGCTGTCGGGCTACCGGGCCGGCCAGGAACTGGCGGGCTGGGTGGGACGCGGCCTGACCGCGGTCTTCGTGGCCAACGACCAGATGGCACTGGGGGTGTTGCGGGCGCTGCGTGAGGCGGGCGTGCGTACTCCCCAGGACGTGGCGGTGGCCGGCTTCGACGACATCCCGGAGTCGGAGTTCTTCGCCCCGCCGCTCACCACCGTCCGGCAGGACTTCGCGACGGTGGGCAAGCGGAGCATCGCTCTGCTGCTGGACCTGATCGAGGGCCGTACCCCCTCCGGTACGTCCCAGGTCTCGATCGAACCCCAACTTGTCGTCCGCGCAAGCACGTTCCCGTACCTGCCTCAATCGGGAGCCGCTCCCGGCTGA
- a CDS encoding mandelate racemase/muconate lactonizing enzyme family protein — protein sequence MRITGISTHVVGTPWRNLTYVQVHTDEGLTGVGETRMLGHTDALLGYLHEAKTNHILGSDPFAVEDLVKRMKYGDYGRAGEIVMSGIAVIEMACWDIKGKALGVPVWQLLGGKVTDKVKAYANGWYTTERTPEAYHKAAQGVMERGYRALKIDPFGTGHFELDHEQSLYAVSLIEAVRDAIGPDAELMLEMHGRFSPATAVRLAKELAPFKPAWLEEPVPPENLKALEKVAAKVDMPVATGERIHDRIEFRELFESQAVDIIQPDVGHIGGIWETRKLAATAETHYMLVAPHNVGGPVLTAASLQVGFTAPNFKILEHFNDFADAEIKKVIKGAPQVNPEDGCFHLSHEPGLGVELDVDAAAEFPQQQARFDLWADGWEQRKPKGTE from the coding sequence GTGCGCATCACGGGAATCAGCACACACGTAGTCGGAACGCCGTGGCGGAACCTGACCTACGTCCAGGTGCACACCGACGAGGGACTCACCGGCGTCGGCGAGACCCGCATGCTGGGCCACACCGACGCGCTGCTCGGCTATCTGCACGAGGCGAAGACCAACCACATTCTCGGCTCCGACCCGTTCGCTGTCGAGGATCTCGTCAAGCGCATGAAGTACGGTGACTACGGCCGGGCCGGCGAGATCGTGATGTCCGGCATCGCCGTGATCGAGATGGCCTGCTGGGACATCAAGGGCAAGGCGCTCGGCGTGCCGGTCTGGCAGCTGCTCGGCGGCAAGGTCACCGACAAGGTCAAGGCGTACGCCAACGGCTGGTACACCACCGAGCGGACGCCCGAGGCGTACCACAAGGCGGCCCAGGGGGTCATGGAGCGCGGTTACCGGGCGCTCAAGATCGACCCGTTCGGGACCGGCCACTTCGAGCTGGACCACGAGCAGAGCCTCTACGCGGTCTCCCTGATCGAGGCCGTGCGCGACGCCATCGGCCCGGACGCCGAGCTGATGCTGGAGATGCACGGCCGGTTCTCCCCCGCCACGGCGGTCCGCCTGGCCAAGGAGCTGGCGCCCTTCAAGCCCGCGTGGCTGGAGGAGCCGGTGCCGCCGGAGAACCTGAAGGCGCTGGAGAAGGTCGCCGCCAAGGTCGACATGCCGGTCGCCACGGGTGAGCGCATTCACGATCGCATCGAGTTCCGTGAGCTCTTCGAGAGCCAGGCCGTGGACATCATCCAGCCGGACGTCGGCCACATCGGCGGTATTTGGGAGACCCGTAAGCTGGCCGCCACCGCCGAGACGCACTACATGCTGGTCGCGCCGCACAACGTGGGCGGGCCCGTGCTGACCGCCGCCTCCCTCCAGGTCGGCTTCACCGCCCCCAACTTCAAGATCCTTGAGCACTTCAACGACTTCGCTGACGCGGAGATCAAGAAGGTCATCAAGGGCGCCCCCCAGGTGAACCCCGAGGACGGCTGCTTCCACCTCTCCCACGAGCCCGGTCTCGGTGTGGAGCTGGACGTCGACGCCGCCGCGGAGTTCCCGCAGCAGCAGGCCCGGTTCGACCTGTGGGCCGATGGCTGGGAGCAGCGCAAGCCCAAGGGCACCGAGTGA
- a CDS encoding zinc-dependent alcohol dehydrogenase yields MSTAVVIEAPGEHRLVPHEPRQPEAGEALVRVHASGICGSDREVFQGNRPEGYVRYPLTPGHEWSGTVAAVGDGVPSSLVGRKVVGEGFRNCQVCDRCHAGETTLCTAGYEETGFTQPGAMATTLTLPARLLHVLPDDANLTAAALLEPAACIAAAALKANAVPGERVAVVGTGTLGMFAVQFLKAGSPAELLVVGTRPDRAELSKRFGATDFRTKDEELPDDFDVVIETAGSADAARTAAALLRRGGRLILTGIPAPGADGLDPTDLVVRQLEVQTVFGAAPEAWAHTVRVFGAGLLDPLPLVTHELPLEEFPQAIELVGSGDPKVGKVLLRP; encoded by the coding sequence GTGAGCACCGCCGTCGTGATCGAGGCTCCGGGCGAGCACCGGCTCGTCCCGCACGAGCCCCGGCAGCCGGAAGCGGGCGAGGCCCTGGTCCGGGTACACGCCTCGGGGATCTGCGGCAGCGACCGCGAGGTCTTCCAGGGCAACCGGCCGGAGGGGTACGTCCGCTATCCGCTCACGCCGGGCCACGAGTGGTCCGGGACGGTGGCGGCGGTCGGTGACGGCGTCCCCTCGAGTCTTGTGGGCCGCAAGGTCGTGGGCGAGGGCTTCCGGAACTGCCAGGTCTGCGACCGCTGCCACGCGGGCGAGACCACACTGTGCACGGCGGGCTACGAGGAGACCGGCTTCACCCAGCCGGGCGCCATGGCCACCACGCTCACGCTTCCCGCCCGCCTGCTGCACGTTCTTCCGGACGACGCGAATCTGACGGCTGCGGCGCTGCTGGAGCCGGCCGCGTGCATCGCGGCCGCCGCGCTCAAGGCGAACGCGGTGCCGGGCGAGCGGGTGGCCGTGGTGGGCACGGGCACGCTCGGGATGTTCGCCGTTCAGTTCCTGAAGGCGGGCTCGCCTGCCGAGCTGCTCGTCGTGGGGACGCGTCCGGACCGGGCCGAGCTGTCGAAGCGGTTCGGCGCCACGGACTTCCGCACCAAGGACGAGGAACTGCCTGACGACTTCGACGTCGTCATCGAGACCGCCGGGTCCGCGGACGCGGCGCGCACCGCCGCCGCCCTCCTGCGCCGCGGTGGACGGCTGATCCTGACGGGCATTCCGGCGCCGGGCGCGGACGGGCTCGACCCGACCGATCTCGTCGTACGGCAACTGGAGGTGCAGACCGTGTTCGGCGCGGCACCGGAGGCCTGGGCACACACCGTGCGGGTCTTCGGGGCGGGACTCCTCGACCCGCTGCCGCTGGTCACGCACGAGCTGCCGCTGGAGGAGTTCCCGCAGGCCATCGAGTTGGTGGGGTCCGGCGATCCGAAGGTCGGAAAGGTCCTGCTCCGGCCATGA
- a CDS encoding glycosyltransferase family protein, protein MTDTTAPTPRRPGEQALAALGLGAPALDPSDASPHTFPGGGRWRTEVPSVEGPEALAVVLKESSRLDVPVHRISQGSGIWMLTDAEITEMVEATAERDIELCLFTGPRGTWDIGGSTRTDSKGGGLRARGHDAVAGCVEDAVRATELGVKCLLVADEGVLWTLHRARVAGILPADTTLKVSALIGPVNPTAYAVYENLGGDSINVPSDLTLDHLTEIRRVSAAPMDMYIEAPDDLGGYIRMYEVAELIRRGAPLYLKFGLSKSPGIYPYGNHMRDLTLSTAKERVRRGRLALDLLARHGADGDMAPLGSRLPGALKRFETP, encoded by the coding sequence GTGACCGACACCACCGCTCCGACGCCGCGCCGACCCGGCGAGCAGGCGCTCGCCGCACTCGGCCTGGGGGCGCCCGCCCTCGACCCCTCCGACGCCTCTCCGCACACCTTCCCCGGCGGTGGCCGCTGGCGCACCGAGGTTCCCTCCGTGGAGGGCCCCGAGGCGCTCGCCGTGGTCCTCAAGGAGTCCTCGCGGCTCGATGTGCCGGTCCACCGGATCAGCCAGGGCAGCGGTATCTGGATGCTCACCGACGCCGAGATCACCGAGATGGTGGAGGCGACCGCCGAGCGCGACATCGAGCTCTGCCTGTTCACCGGCCCGCGCGGCACCTGGGACATCGGCGGCTCCACCCGTACCGACTCCAAGGGCGGCGGGCTGCGCGCCCGGGGCCACGACGCGGTCGCCGGGTGCGTCGAGGACGCCGTACGCGCCACCGAGCTGGGCGTGAAGTGCCTCCTCGTCGCCGACGAGGGTGTTCTGTGGACGCTGCACCGGGCGCGGGTCGCGGGGATCCTGCCGGCCGACACGACACTCAAGGTGTCGGCGCTGATCGGTCCGGTCAACCCGACGGCGTACGCCGTGTACGAGAACCTCGGCGGCGACTCGATCAACGTGCCCAGCGACCTGACGCTGGACCACCTCACCGAGATCCGCCGGGTCTCCGCCGCCCCCATGGACATGTACATCGAGGCCCCCGACGATCTGGGCGGTTACATCAGGATGTACGAGGTCGCCGAGCTGATCCGGCGCGGCGCCCCGCTGTACCTGAAGTTCGGCCTGTCGAAGTCGCCCGGGATCTACCCCTACGGCAACCACATGCGCGATCTGACCCTGTCCACCGCCAAGGAGCGGGTGCGGCGCGGCCGGCTCGCCCTGGACCTGCTCGCACGGCATGGAGCTGACGGGGACATGGCACCGCTCGGCTCACGTCTGCCGGGCGCGCTGAAGCGGTTCGAAACTCCCTGA